The following DNA comes from Salvelinus sp. IW2-2015 linkage group LG1, ASM291031v2, whole genome shotgun sequence.
aatgtccttgtttttgaaagaaaagcaaaaaaaacaattgtccattaaaataacatcaaattgatcagaaatacagtgtagacattgttaacgttgtagctggaaaccgcttattttttatttaattttttaatggaatatctacataggcgtacagaggcccattatcagcaaccatcactcctgtgttccaatggcacgttgtgttagctaatccaagtttatcattttaaaaggctaattcatcattagaaagcccttttgcaattgttagcacagctggaaactgttgttctgattttaaagaagcaataaaactggccttctttagactagttgagtatctggagcatcagcatttgtgggttcgattacaggctcaaaatggccagaaacaaagaactttcatctgaatctcatcagtctattcttgttctgagaaatcaaggctattccatgtgagaaatggccaagaaactgaagatctcgtacaacgctgtgtactactcccttcacagaacagcgcaaactgactctaaccagaatagaaagaggagtgggaggcctcgggtCACAACCgaggaagaggacaagtacattagtgtctaggtAGAGAAACAGACGCCCCCataagtcttcaactggcagcttcattaaatagtacccgcaaaacaccagtctcaacgtcaacagtgaagaggcgactccgggatgctggccttctagtcagagtttctctgtccagtgtctgtgttcttttgcccatcttcatcttttccttttattggacagtctgagatatggctttttctttgcaactctgcctacttgctatatagtaatatatatatatatactattatatatatatattatgtaccagtcaattggacacacctactcattttatttaaccaggaaattcttatttacaatgacagcctaccaaaaggcctcctgtgggacgGAGGCTGGGATTAATAATAAtctaagacaaaacacacaagaaatcacacacaaaaacatcacaagagacaacactacataaagacctaagacaacattccaaggtttttctttatatttactattttctactttgtagaataacagtgaagacatcaaactatgaaatacacacatggaatcatgtagtaaccaaaaaagtgttaaacaaattagatTTTTagtatcttcaaagtagccacccattgccttgatgacagctttgcacactcttggcgttctctcaaccggcttcatgaggtTATCACCTGGAataatttcaattaaaaggtgtgccttgttaatttgtgggatttctttccttaatgcgtttgagccaatcagtggtgttgtgagaaggtaggggtgtatacagaagatagctctatttgggaAAAgatccaagtccatattatggcaagaacagctcaaataagcaaagagaaacaacagtccatcattactttaagacatgaaggtcagtcaatccagaacatttaagaaccttgaaagtttcttcaagtgcagtcgcaaaaaccatcaagcgctatgatgaagctggctctcatgaggacccgcacaggaaaggaagactcagttacctctgctgcagttcattagttaccagcctcagaaattgcagcccaaattaatgcttcagagttcaagtaaaggacacatctcaacatcaactgttcagaagagacttcgtcaatcaggacttcatggtcgaattgctgcgaggaaaccacgactaaaggacaccaataagaagtgaTTTGCCCTCTGCGTCGAATTAccaaaacacgagcaatggacattagactggaggaaatctgacctttggtctgagtccaaatttgagatttttggtttcaaccgccgtgtctttgtgagacgcagagtaggtgagcggatgatttccgcatgtgtggattcccaccgtgaagcatggaggaggaggtggtgtgctttgctgggggaatactgtcagtgatttattaagaattcaaggcacacttaacaagcattgctaccacagcattctgcagcgatacgccatcccatctggtttgggctcagtgggactatcatgtgtttttcaacaggacaatgacccaacacacctccaggctgtgtaagggttatttgaccaatgacagtgatgagtgctgcatcagatgacctggcctccacaatcacccgacctcaacccaattgggatggtttgggatgagttggaccgcagagtgaggggaaaagcagacaacaagtgctttgaagaatctcaaatataaaatatattttaacatttaacatttgttttctggttactacatgattccatatgttttatttcaaagttttgatgtcttcactattaatttacaatgtagaaaatagtaaaaataaaggaaaacccttgaattagtaggtgtgtccaaacttttgactggcactacatacatatagttgaagtcggaagtttacgtacacttagaatcataaaacacgggacgagatgttaaaactgtccattgtgccaatagatggtatgcactcacatgagatttgccgtgatgttgacagagtggcatgggaggtttatttcttagactgggttaagatgtcaattttgggacacatcctcagtagtgtgccttcgaatcagtgggtgtttcggcctttaatcactaaacaccctcatcaaaggtggccagctaaagggtgatcaagccttagcttgtgtcccatgcccaattaagatttcccacgggactatgcaaggcagtggcgtcctcttccctgagccagccctacagctgaccgcataccttggagtcattaactcgtttttcaaccagtccacacatttcttgttaacaaactatagttttggcaagtcggttaggacatctactttgtgcatgacaagtaaatttttcaacaattgtttacagacagattatttaacttataattcaccttatcacaattccagtgggtcagaagtttacatacactaagttgactgtgcctttaaacagcttgggaaactccagaaaatgatttcatggctttagaagcttctgataggctaattgacataatttgagtcaattggaggtgtacctgtggatgtattccaaggcctaccttcaaactcagtgcctcgttgcttgacatcatgggaaaatctaaagaaatcagccaagacctcagaaaaataattgtagacctccacaagtctggttcatccttgggagcaatttccaaacgcctgaaggtacaacgttcatctatacaaacagtagtatgcaagtataaacaccatgagaccacgcagccgtcataccgctcaggaaggagacgcgttctgtctcctagagatgaatgtgcgAAAAGTgtaactcaatcccagaacaacagcaaaggacattgtgaagatgctggaggaaacgggtacaaaagtatctatatccacagtaaaacgagtcctatatcgacataacctgaaaggccgctcagcaaggaagaagccactgctccaaaaccaccataaaagccagactacggtttgcaactgcacatagagacaaagatggtactttttggagaaatgtcctccggtctgatgaaacaaaaatagaactgtttggccataatgaccatcgttatgtttggaggaaaaagggggaggcttgcaagccgaagaacaccatcccaaccgtgaagcacggttgtggggatgctttgctgcaggagggactggtacacttcacaaaatagatggcatcatgaggtaggaaaattatgtggatatattgaagcaacattacatttacatttaagtcatttagctgacgctcttatccagagcgacttacaaattggaaagttcatacatattcatcctggtccccccgtggggaatgaacccacaaccctggcgttgcaagcgccatgctctaccaactgagccacacgggaccacgtgtctcaagacatcagtcaggaagttaaagcttggtcgcaaatgggtcttccaaatggacaatgacctcaagcatacttccaaagttgcggcaaaatggcttaaggacaacaaagtcaaggtagtggagtggccatcacaaagccctgacctcaatcctatagaaaatgtgtgggcagaactgaaaaagcatgtgcgagcaaggaggcctacaaacctgagtcagttacaccagctctcaacttattgtgggaagcttgtggaaggctacccaaaacgtttgacccaagttaaacaatttaaaggcaatgctaccaaatactaattgagtgtatgtaaacttctgacccactgggaatgtgaaagctgaaataaataattctctctattattctgacatttcgcattattaaaataaagtggtgatcctaactgacctaagacggggaatgtttactaggattaaatgtcaggaattgtgaaactgagtggaaatgtacttggctaaggtgtatgtaatcgctctcacactctcacaccctgttcctggagagctaccctcctgaaagttttcgctccaaccccagtagtaactaacctgactcagtttatcaaccagctaattattagaatcaggtgcgctagattagagttttttatatatatattatataaatataaattgaCCCTGCTGTGCAAATCCAGCTAAAGATGCAGATTAGCGAgagataaaaatgtataaatggcATTATACTGTGACATGGTTCAGTGAGTTAGACGTGTATATAATTACACACACCAGATGCGTGAAGACTAAGTACCGTCTACTAGATGTGAAGTACGGTTTCCGCTATATACATCCACTCTACGGCTGTGTGTGCGCATACAGATGTGTGCATGTTGTTTATGAATGTTTTGGAAGCATGTCGACATTCAGGTTAATTCTGCAGTCCGctaaatttttattgtttattagtatctcttccaagagtccttttttttttttaatgtaaaaatacacagaaaatgtcaaacaaacaagTCCTCTTTCCTGAGTTGGCCAACTTTCCAGAAAAtattcattgtttttttgttttgacgcttctttctcttcctccctaggTTGGTGATGTTGAACAATGGCTCCCTACTCATAACCCAGGTGAAGCCCAGAAACACTGGGCTCTACAAATGTGTAGCCAAATGGTCCCGCGGACTCCCTGTCACTCTGGAGGCCACCGTGAACCTAGCAGGTAAGGGAGTgcgcacacagacatgcaccgTTTTGACACACTGTCTCAAGACAGATGTTTGAATCCTTCACTTTGTGTCTAACTCACTTAACCCTGTCAGAGTATAATGCCATTTATTCATTTTTTCCCTCGCTAATCTGCACTATTTTTAACTGGATTTGCACGGCATGGTCAACTGTTCCACTCTGCAGTTGAGTGGTATACTGCATTGCCTTCATGAATAGAACACAAGATATTCGTTTTGCAGTCTAAATTCATGgtttttgttttctgttactGATGTCATGATGGACTATCACTTCAAATACTTCCTCCCACCCCTTACAGAGATCGAGGAGATGGGCCCCAGCCAGACCCGGGTCTTCTCGGCCAACTCCCTGGAGAGGATGTCCTGCCGCCCCCCTCGCGGCCACCCGGAGCCCGATGTGTGGTGGGAGCGGGGCGGGGAACGCGTCCCCTCAGAGGGCAGGGTATACCAGGACGGACTGGAGCTGGTCTTCAGCCCCACCCAGGGGGAAGACTCTGGACTGTATACCTGCGTGGGCCAGAACAAGGCCGGTACCAGGAGACAGGAGCTGACCGTCACCGTGGCCAGTGAGTATAGACCTCAAGACCCTAAAGGCTTTTCATACTACTGAGCCCAGCCAAGCTGGTCTGGTTACACATCCACAATTATCTCTGGAACTTTGATGAAAAGCACAATGTGAAATGAAAATATCGGAGCGAGCACAGTTTGGACCAGGTCAGCAAGGTGGTGTGAAAAGGGTATTTGTGgtcaaaatggatgaaaatggTCTAAAATCGAAGGAAGTAGTATGTAAACTTGtccgataaaaaaaaatatatataaataataataaaaaaactaagTTCCATTGTGTAACATTTTactacagtgtgccctaatgaacacgactcaGGTGTTTCACTGCTGAGGCGGAAGTTGGACAAAACTCTGAAGGATTGTGTCATTCGTTGTGACCTGCACCTGCTGAAATGTATTGGGTGTAGACACTACTTTtaagagatgctaaatgtgtgtaTCCCCTAGCCCCTCCGGAATGGGTGACGAAGCCAGAGGACAGCCAACTGGAGGAGGGCCTCCCTGGGTACCTGCATTGCCACACCCGCGCCACGCCCCAGCCCGAGGTTACCTGGTACCGCAACTTCATCCCCCTCACCGCCGAGGTCAGTCCTGTGGTCCGAACTGTGTGTCCTGATCATTCTGAAAAGAAGTGGGAATATACACTAAGAACTACTacacaccgagtgtacaaaacattcggaccacctgctctttccatgacacagttaaatccaggtgaaagctatgatcctgtaTTGATGTCGCTTGTTAAATTGACTTAagtcggtgtagatgaaggggaagagacgggTTAAATAAGTACTTTCAAGCCTCGAGACGTAGATTGTGTGTGcgttccattcagagggtaaatgggtaaggcaaaatatttaaaaggacatgcagccaacttgacacaactgtggggaaTCACaggagtcgacatgggccagcgCCCCCGTGGAAcgcttccgacaccttgtagtcaacgccccgatgaattgaggctgttctgagggaaacgGAGGTGCAGCTCAATATGTTATGTTTTGTGCACTGCGTGTATATCCTTATATTTACATACGGTTCTGGATATTGCTAATGTGATATTCTCTTGCGGTGTCAAGTTCATTTAAGAATCATCAACGATAATCCATGTAATGAAATGCATTTCTCAAATATTCCCCTGCCGGTGCATTTACATTCACTTTTTACTGTGCTGCAATACAGATTAACTTTATAATGCCCAGAACTATAAATATGCATAAAGGTGCAATCTGTAACTTTCATTTCTATGAAACCTATTGTTAACCCATTGTTGTCTTTTGACTGTAGGACATTCGCTTTAAGCTGTACCCCAACGGGACCCTGAGGATCAACAGCGTGGAGGTGTATGATAACCACTTGTACATGTGTCGGAGCCAGACGGAGGCCGGGAGGGTGGAGGGCCGGGCCAGGGTCTTCGTtcttggtgagtgtgtgtgtgcgcgcacatgcGTAGGTGTGACTTtgtaagagaagagagacagcatGCAAGTGTGTGGTTAGTGccgtaatgtgtgtatgtgtgagagtgtatgcatgtgagcgagagaaagaacTTTGTGTGTGGGAGTGCCATgttttatatatgtgtgtatcAGGGTTTCCGTTGGCTGGTAATTGCCGGCTTTTGGCCTATTTTCAAATAAATGAAATGCCGGTAAATAAAATTGGAGTCGGCCAAAGTGCCTGGGGCTGCCCCGCTGAGAGAGGAGCCTTGGCTTAGGCTACTGTTGATTACCAAGATTTGggcctttttcattgaagtaaaacGAAAGTTAGAAGGCATGGCTCCAGACTGCAACCATTTAGTCGCATATTGCGGACCTTTGACTTGGCTGTACGAGTTTAAAACATCTATTGGTCGCATTGGTCACATTCATTTACCTCACTccaaacagtaaagtgcattatcctcatgattcctgtaatgaaagtgtctgcttTCCTGCCCCTGTACTGGTTTCGCTGGAGCCTGCTGCTGTGTCGAGCGGGCCACTCTTTCCATTCCCGGGGGGAAAATATGCTCCAGGAGAATGAAGTGttctgattgtataacattttaaaaacacagcTATCCTGTTGTCACAGGTGGAGAGGGGAtgttctcagctttctgtagATATACTTTTTATTTCTCCACTTTCAATTTTGAgttcaatagcaactattttacaaataagatatttgatatggctgTGTGATACGGAGCGCACGAGCTGCGCATTGGCCATTGTGAGTGCATATGCCTCATTGGGCAGTAGGCTACAACTGCAACGTTTTTTGGGgacattaaatgtactgttggATTTGATACATGGCTACTAGCATGTGTTTTCAGTTTCCACTTACTCAGGTGGTGAATTGTCCCAAAATAAATTAGTCTGATATTAgattacataaagatgcaggcAAAGTCATCTCTTTTgaacccccaaaaaattataaaatattaaCAGTAAAATATAATAGTATAATTTTTCTACCCAAAatgcatgacaatcactggagtatggttggacataaatattttgaATCACATGAAAAGATTAAACAAATTATTACTTCAataccatctcagtagtctaaTACACGTTTTAATAAAGCACTGAATTACTTTATAAGATGATAGGCCTACAATTATTTTTATATTGCATGATGCTGTGAACATTTTTGGTGTGACCAAATCATGGGTTGGTCCCACCAACTGAAAAAACTTATTGGCACAAGTGCCACCaggggaaaatgttagtctggatCCCTTCTAATATTGTAGTGGACAAAGATGAGATTAATGTTGGCATGGCCAAATGCAGGCTGCAACTTGATatccaggtaggatgcaattttgaaatatgtatttattgtaGGCTTATTTATTAAtctaaaccagttctttaaatatgcaaaatgtgttttgtttcattctgttgagacatttttGTTGGCTAAATTAAATTTTGATCTGTCTTTTTTTAATGGTGTGCTCTGTATTTAGTTTtaagtaggcctgttgtaaaataaatataaatatcatTAGCCTATTGCTTGCGTTTGTTGGGTACGGTAGGCATTAGCCTGCCttggtaattgctgcaatatagcCTGTTCAAAACTTTCTGGacaagtgttttgtttcattctgttgagccattttcttttacttttgatattaccctaacaAAGTTTAGAAGTTTTTGTAAAGGTTTGGTGTTGTGTAGCCTATTATACTGCAGGCCTATAATATGAAGGTAGTGTGCACCGGCGCTCCAACTGACTTCGACATAtgaggtgaggaagaatgttttaggcctaccagaCAACTACAATAAACGCTTATCTGTTAGAAAATTAACGAATTAGCCCCCTTCTGAACGGCTATATCTGTACAGCAGTCAGTCTCCTTTCTGACAAGTATAAAGAAATTCCGTTTTGCATATACTACACAtcgaaacacaaggaataaatcaTATATTGTAATTAGTTATAGGCTGTTTAAGGACATCGAAGTGTTTCTTTTGGCGGCGCTGGCTGGAAGACCTAATGCATTGGACGCGTAACCCATATGGATGATCGGTAAATGTATCAAATGTTCGATAAATGTGTTCTTCCAGGTCATTTGGCCAGCGCCAAATTTTCCTAACGgaagccctggtgtgtgtgtatgcttgtgtctctctactctactccacgTTCTGTCACCAACACGGTTGTCTCCTTCCTCCAGAGAAGCTGAagttcacccccaccccccagccCTCCCAGTGTCTGGAGTTGGACAAGGAGGGCACTGTGCAGTGCTCCGCCAAGGGCCGCGAGATCCCCACCATCCAGTGGACCAAAGCAGGTGGGTGTTCGGACCTCCTTGCCTGCCTTTGTACGTGTGTGTCAGAGTCCTATGTTGCTCAAGCCAATCCAAAATCTACTCTTAGCCCCTACCCCTTGTACCTAGACGCTTCTAGTTGATCTCAAAGGATAACatgggtgtaagcaatatggtaataACTTCCTAGCTTATTGGCATAGTCAGATTTTCTGGCATTTTGTACACCCATTGTTTAATTGTAGATGTGTTTTAGGGGTAGGGTCGAGGGGCTATTCAATCGAGGCGCTAGAGGGCTTCCACTTCTCCATGGAAGTTGCACGTACCTGATATCCCATGTATAAGTCAGTCTCCGACACATGAAGGTTAGAATAAAATCCAGAAGAGTATTCGACCCTCCAGGAATGGAATTGAATAAGCCTGGGCTAGGGGGTTGATATTGGACTGCTCTCTCAACTGTTACATTGTTTGCTTCCTGCTGTGTTTTCTAAATAGTTTTGTCTATCTAATGTGTGAGCTGTGCTCCACTTGTAGGACAATAAATGTGAATCTGAATCTCTAATATTCCCCCCCCCTTGCAGATGGCAGTGAGATGCCAGAGCATGTAGTACAGACCGGCGGCGTGCTCCACTTCGCAAAGGTGACGAGGGACGATGCGGGCAACTACACCTGCCTGGCTTCCAACAGCCTGCAGGGCCAGATCACAGCCGCTGTGCAGCTCACCGTAGCAGGTATCCCTTCACTAACACCAGTGGAACTAATGCCAACCACACCAATGCAGGTCACAGACGCACCACAAAGCTGCCACCTATACAACCATCCTCCGGTTGTCGCcctctacttttaaccagagattGATTTCTACctgtgaaaaatgtgtgtgtgtgctccagccAACCTGTGACAGTAATTGATTAAGTtccagggttaggtttagaaacAAAAACGGCAGAACTACGTTATCTGATTTCAACAGTGCTAATGCCACCATCTCTAGACTCCCAACACAACTAAATCCATCTTAACCAACACTTCCACTATTTCtttatttccttctctctctctctcccagtgtaTATAACGTTTAATATGGAGCCGGAGCACACCACTGTTTACCAGGGCCACACAGCCATTCTGCACTGCCAGGCCACCGGCGACCCCCAGCCCTTTATCCAGTGGAAAAAGAAAGACAAGTTCCTGGAGCCTCGCAAGAGCAGGTGGAGAACCACAACTGTCTGTTTTGTTAAGGCCCAAAGTCATTTTGTAGTATTTTGGTTTCTCATTTGTGTATTTTTCGTTCTGAACACTGTGCTAAACAGCATGTTTGGATAGTGTGTTTTGATAGTGACATCTTCCCTACCATGATAAAAAAACGATCTAGCCTTTGCCATATTGCTATCAGCCATCAGTTCCAATTCCCTTCCCTTAGGCCTAACCCTTCATTGTTTGGTAAATACAATAAGGCAAATGCAATATGGTGGAAGGGCTTTTACCACACTGCTGATACCTCGAGACCCCTCTGATATTAAAGGGTTAAGGCCAGGGGGAAGGGGTAGGAAGTGAAATTAGAACCGGATCAACTGTGAATGGGCGTAAACGAGGGGAAAAGAATTGAATGCAGCCGCGGCCTCACCCCTGTCTCCTGTGCCGTTTGCTCTCCAGGTTTCAGAAGATGCCCAACGGTTCTCTGGTCGTCCACGACGTGAGTGTGGAGGACACGGGAAGCTACACGTGCATCGCTGGCAACAGCTGCAATATCGGCCACACGTCGGCAGAGCTCTATGTCGTAGGTAAGACACCGGGGGGGGGGTCGGTCGACTTTGTGTGTATTTTAATGGTTGTGGTAGGTGGAGGAAATAAAGCAGCGCACCAAACTGTAAATACCTCTTTAGGCGCTTGAATTGGTAATGATAGTAGCGGGGTCAAGACAAATGAATCACAGTTCAGCACTGCGACGTCTCATTTTGAAAGAATGTAATTGAGAGGTGCCATTTTGAGCTGTCCACTTGGCATCTGAGGTTGAGATGGTGATTCAGTGGAGACTCCAACAGAAGACTTTAAATTCAATAGAGAAGCACATCACCTGActctttcgtgtgtgtgtggtgcgtatgCTTACGTGTGTGTCAACAGAGAAGCCTGTGCACCACTCGTTGGAGGACGACGAAAAGGCGCCATACAAGATGATCCAGACAATCGGCCTATCGGTGGGCGCCGCCGTGGCCTACATCATCATCGTCCTGGGCCTGATGTTCTACTGCAAGAAGAGACGCAACGCCAAGAGACTAAAGGGCCCCGAGGGAGAGGAGGCCGAGACGGAGCACCTCAACGGTCAGCGTTCGCAGTCCATTCAGTTGAATTCAATAGTGTCTGGTTTTGCTGGTAGtgtgaaatgtattgaaaacattACAAGTATGCAGTACAACAACTATACGTTTACATGTATTACTAGTGACAGGCACCGATATATGAAGTCAATATTGGtgtcagcatttaaaaaaaaaaaacgatatcaataaataactaaaatataaaaaaacatcctCTTGAGTTAGGCTCTAAAACGGAACTGTTTCGAGTGATTCATTTCATTTCCATGGCTCTATTTCTTTAACATTTCTGTACCTCGAAATAAGAAGAGGACTATAGAGTATGTACAAGCAGTCATGTTTAGTTACCGGTATTGAAGGATGCCATTTTGTCCTGGCACTACAGGGGGCACGGTGCAGACCAACGGACAGGCCACCGCTGAGATCCAGGAGGAGGTGGCACTGACCAACATGGGCACCACGGCCAGCAGCGCCAACAACAAGCGCAACAGCAGCCACGACAAAGGGCACTACCCCCGCGCCAACCTGACCACCATCACCACACTGGGTATAGAGCAACGCATgcatgtacacgcacacacacgtcgtcattgtaaataacaatttgttcttcgttgacttacctgtataaataaaggccATATAAAAAAATTCTACTGATTCCCCTCTCCTACACAGGGAAAGGTGAGTTTGGCGAGGTGTTCCTGGCCAAAGCCAAGGGCATCATGTCGGCAGGAGCAAGAGGcagtgaggatgaggaggagacagtggTGCTGGTGAAGAGTCTGCAGACGCGGGACGAGACCCTGCACCTGGAGTTCCGTCGCGAGGTTGAGATGTTCGGCAAGCTGGGCCACCCCAACCTGGTGTGCCTACTGGGCATGTGTAGAGAAGCCGAGCCTCACTACCTCATACTGGAGTACGCTGAATTGGTAAGGAGGGAGCTACCTGCTTAcgctctggggtgaagtttcccctaggtacagatctaggatcagcttcccctccgccaaaccttaaccattagtgggggaaatgctaaactgacccaagatcagtgtcttcGGGCAACTTAACttcatcctacacacacacactttatttatGTATCCTACatggcagtcaattgaaatacatgggTATTAAGGGCAAATGCCTTGATACAATAAAGACAGTTCAAAATATGAGCTACGTACGCACACACTGACCCCAGTGCATTGAAAAACGTGTGCGggtgtacttaaaaaaaaaaaatcgtccATGATTTAGCATCGACCCCAGGCCTGTGTATATGTTCCTAGGGGGACCTGAAGCAATACCTCAAGATGTCCAAGAACGAGGAGAAACCCAAGTCCCATCACCTCAGCACCAAGCAGAAGgtcagtttacacacacacacacacacacaagaaggc
Coding sequences within:
- the LOC111960643 gene encoding inactive tyrosine-protein kinase 7-like yields the protein MELPSTENNGFKESNLNSANRRRQGVMPTIHTTILFLIFTKVLTLHAASFHFTKEPKSQDALHGRSAMLRCEVSDTEGVSYSWLQNGDAVNDTERRFREGGNLKFTYVDRVQDAGTFLCLASNNATGGEERSMEASFNIKWLESGGVTLKDPASEQDIESSAPVTFRCNIDGHPRPTCHWYRDGVRLPEKSHQINNKERTLTLPSASPDNNGLYYCCAKNPAGHVCSNVNFTLNIIDKSFPRPVVVPEDLVVMRNEEALLNCLFTAEPPPTQEWYHQDELITNKSRLVMLNNGSLLITQVKPRNTGLYKCVAKWSRGLPVTLEATVNLAEIEEMGPSQTRVFSANSLERMSCRPPRGHPEPDVWWERGGERVPSEGRVYQDGLELVFSPTQGEDSGLYTCVGQNKAGTRRQELTVTVATPPEWVTKPEDSQLEEGLPGYLHCHTRATPQPEVTWYRNFIPLTAEDIRFKLYPNGTLRINSVEVYDNHLYMCRSQTEAGRVEGRARVFVLEKLKFTPTPQPSQCLELDKEGTVQCSAKGREIPTIQWTKADGSEMPEHVVQTGGVLHFAKVTRDDAGNYTCLASNSLQGQITAAVQLTVAVYITFNMEPEHTTVYQGHTAILHCQATGDPQPFIQWKKKDKFLEPRKSRFQKMPNGSLVVHDVSVEDTGSYTCIAGNSCNIGHTSAELYVVEKPVHHSLEDDEKAPYKMIQTIGLSVGAAVAYIIIVLGLMFYCKKRRNAKRLKGPEGEEAETEHLNGGTVQTNGQATAEIQEEVALTNMGTTASSANNKRNSSHDKGHYPRANLTTITTLGKGEFGEVFLAKAKGIMSAGARGSEDEEETVVLVKSLQTRDETLHLEFRREVEMFGKLGHPNLVCLLGMCREAEPHYLILEYAELGDLKQYLKMSKNEEKPKSHHLSTKQKVGVCLQVARGMEHLSNQRFVHKDLATRNCLISAKRQVKVSALGLSKDVYNDEYYHYRQAWIPLRWLPSEAVFEDDYSTKTDVWSFGVLMWEVFSLGELPHAALDHDKVLEELREGRGKLPLPQGCPSRVYKLMTRCWASSPKDRSCFSDIVSALSELPSESKV